Part of the Candidatus Eisenbacteria bacterium genome, GGTTCTCGGACCCGGAAACGGTTCCCCGTGCGATCGGCAAGGAGATCCGCCGGCTTTTCGGGGCCTATCCGTTTCCGGAGCACACGAAGGTGCTCACCGTCCCCGACCCGCGTTGGCTACGTGATCGGCTTCGAGCCGCTCTTTCCTTGAAGTCGAAAGTGAATCGGTGGCTTCTCCGCGAGCACCCGTGGGATTTCGCCTACGTCAACTTCGCCGAGACCCACGCGGCGGGCCATTACCTGTGGCACATCGTCGATTCCTCCTATCCGGCTCATCGGCCCGAGGAGGCGCGGGGGTTGGAACACGCGCTCCGGGATGTCTACGCCGCCGTCGACGAGGCCCTCGGGGAGCTTCTCGCCGAAACCGACGACTCGGTCCACGTCCTCGTCGTCTCGGCGGACGGGATGGGACCGAACTACGCCGGTTGTCATCTCATTCCCGGCGTTCTCCGCCGACTCGGCGTCTACTTCGCGCCGGGCGCGGGGGAGGGAGAGGAGGTCGGAGGAAGAGCGAGCGGGCCGGGGCTTCTCTCTCGCGCGCGTCGTCTCGTTCCGCTTCGACTTCGGCAGGAGGTCACCCGCCGCATTCCGCGCGCGCTTCACTATAGGATGAGCACGAAATGGGCGAGCCACGGCATCGATTGGGAACGGACGAAGGCGTACGTCGTCCCGAACGCGAACGAGGGCTATGTTCGTTTGAACCTCAAGGGAAGAGAGCCCCGCGGGATCGTGGAGCCGGGACCCGAGGCGGAGGAGCTTCTCGCGTTTCTCGAGGCGAGCCTCGGAGATCTCGTGAACCCGGAGAACGGTGCGCGGGCGGCCGCGCGGATCGCGCGGGCACAGGAGCTCTTCCCGGGGAAGGAGAGCGCGCACCTTCCGGACCTCGTCGTCACGTGGAGCCCCGAGGCGCGAATCCTGGACGCCGTCGAGTCGCCGGCTGCGGGAC contains:
- a CDS encoding alkaline phosphatase family protein — protein: MTKRSGRANRGSRRAPAGNRRVLLVGVDIADGALIDRWCREGHLPHFRALREEGVWGEPRTAAEILHVSAWPTVHTGTLPGKHGIYHAYQVRAGEQGIRRARAQDQAMPPFWKFLDEAGRRCLVADAFFAHPVEPFAGIQVHEYGTWTWFSDPETVPRAIGKEIRRLFGAYPFPEHTKVLTVPDPRWLRDRLRAALSLKSKVNRWLLREHPWDFAYVNFAETHAAGHYLWHIVDSSYPAHRPEEARGLEHALRDVYAAVDEALGELLAETDDSVHVLVVSADGMGPNYAGCHLIPGVLRRLGVYFAPGAGEGEEVGGRASGPGLLSRARRLVPLRLRQEVTRRIPRALHYRMSTKWASHGIDWERTKAYVVPNANEGYVRLNLKGREPRGIVEPGPEAEELLAFLEASLGDLVNPENGARAAARIARAQELFPGKESAHLPDLVVTWSPEARILDAVESPAAGRVTGGPGYAIAPYYTGNHRPNAFVAARGPEFRAGSLLGAEHLVGLAPTILGLLGCDVPSDMDGGVWESLVR